One genomic window of Paenisporosarcina antarctica includes the following:
- a CDS encoding DMT family transporter, whose protein sequence is MNRAKGIIFIITGAMLWGATGPLIEWILSNYTIAISFMLTIRLLAAGVGLLAFLKITGTQLTPIWRQSYWFKRLIIFALLGMLGVQYSFVAAIEASNAVVATLLQFLAPIFVVIFVSLSIKKWPPRYQVFGIIGTLFGLFLLLTNGSFTNLLLSPVALAWGIAVGFSFAFYTLYPGSLMKEWGVLLVVGWSMLIGGVVLGSVSRIWQSDDWKLLLDWKLSMLLLTVIIIGTLAFVLFLSSMKYISAIETSILSSMEPLTAMVISVIWLQQVLENLQFVGALVMLVCVTWLSLAGNNKKK, encoded by the coding sequence ATGAACCGAGCAAAAGGAATTATATTTATTATTACAGGGGCAATGTTGTGGGGGGCGACAGGTCCATTAATTGAATGGATTTTATCGAACTACACCATAGCTATCTCTTTTATGCTTACGATACGACTCCTTGCTGCGGGAGTAGGATTACTAGCTTTTCTTAAAATAACGGGAACCCAGTTAACGCCAATATGGCGCCAATCGTACTGGTTCAAACGGTTAATCATCTTCGCGCTTTTGGGCATGCTAGGAGTTCAATATTCATTCGTTGCAGCAATAGAAGCGAGTAATGCAGTAGTGGCTACGTTACTACAGTTTTTAGCACCCATTTTTGTCGTTATTTTTGTGTCATTGAGCATAAAGAAATGGCCACCAAGGTATCAAGTGTTTGGAATAATTGGAACACTATTCGGTTTATTCCTTTTATTAACAAATGGCTCATTTACTAATTTATTGTTGAGTCCAGTGGCGCTTGCTTGGGGTATTGCTGTTGGTTTTAGTTTTGCGTTTTACACGTTGTATCCAGGATCCCTTATGAAAGAATGGGGAGTGCTATTAGTAGTCGGTTGGTCGATGCTTATAGGTGGTGTAGTACTAGGAAGCGTGAGTCGTATATGGCAATCGGATGATTGGAAGTTATTATTAGATTGGAAATTGTCGATGCTATTACTTACAGTCATTATCATTGGTACATTAGCTTTCGTTTTATTTTTAAGTAGTATGAAATATATAAGCGCTATAGAAACGAGTATTTTATCGAGTATGGAGCCGCTGACTGCAATGGTAATTTCAGTGATATGGTTACAACAAGTACTAGAGAATTTGCAGTTTGTTGGTGCACTCGTCATGTTAGTATGCGTGACCTGGTTATCACTTGCTGGGAATAATAAGAAGAAGTAA
- a CDS encoding bifunctional diguanylate cyclase/phosphodiesterase — protein MRAMQQLLESSNILNHVPLPMMLTAPDAKVLWWSEEAERTFGYTANEIVGRFFPFDKEERSTIDQLIWNQAFQSEDPISLKNFSLQSKQGEIFNASAILNSVTLDNEQFVMVVFEVDNLQTIYQTTSAQELASLKTGIDKTFMITNLDVDGLITYGNELFLKSSKWTPKRVIGKSFWQLFPVESAEKLVNQIWYALKSNRVWQGSVEKLTKDGDTYWVDMTAIPVLSTNDEPLYFTILEKDITEKKRLQMHLEQIAYVDPETGLMNRHRLEKVVFDFIKEERHFSFIFLDIDKFYTLKDVHDDESETTLLLEFSKRLKMYFQDSDIARVGEDEFVVLTSLSDWFTQGFLSYLKQHPIYIRSKAIPISISGGITRYPEDQLTFSHMMKASIVTVHKVQQEGGGNIVSLSQANHKALSKKALIEKRLIEALHHKDLTVMYQPQIDLSTGKIDAVEALVRWEDAVLGTVPPNELIPVAEESGMIHDIGSFMLEKACEQAALWSRNGKPMKISVNSSIREFRDNNMVKKVRQALDKYNCPAHLLKIEITEKFALEAESEQSIIRQMLQLQNDGIVFILDDFGTGYASFRYMQLLPISELKIDQSFIAGLLQQEKPQKLVHGMIQFGKSMDIRVIAEGVETKEQLDLLKKLGCDAVQGFYISYPVAASEIDIQ, from the coding sequence ATGAGAGCTATGCAACAACTATTAGAGAGTAGCAATATATTAAATCATGTTCCTTTACCAATGATGCTAACTGCTCCGGACGCGAAGGTACTTTGGTGGAGTGAGGAAGCTGAGAGAACATTTGGCTATACAGCAAATGAAATCGTTGGTAGGTTTTTTCCTTTTGACAAGGAAGAACGTTCTACCATCGATCAATTGATTTGGAATCAAGCGTTTCAAAGTGAAGACCCTATTTCCCTGAAAAATTTCTCTCTTCAATCAAAACAAGGAGAAATTTTTAATGCCTCTGCAATTTTAAATTCTGTGACACTAGACAATGAACAATTTGTGATGGTCGTGTTTGAAGTCGACAATCTTCAAACCATTTATCAAACGACCAGTGCTCAGGAATTAGCAAGCTTAAAGACAGGGATAGATAAGACTTTCATGATCACCAATTTAGATGTTGATGGTTTAATTACATATGGAAATGAACTGTTTTTGAAATCCAGTAAATGGACTCCAAAACGCGTGATCGGTAAATCTTTTTGGCAACTTTTCCCTGTTGAATCTGCTGAGAAATTGGTCAACCAAATTTGGTATGCGTTAAAAAGCAATCGTGTATGGCAAGGGTCAGTTGAAAAACTAACCAAAGATGGCGACACCTATTGGGTCGATATGACCGCAATACCTGTTCTTTCAACGAATGATGAACCATTATACTTTACGATATTAGAAAAAGACATTACGGAAAAAAAACGTCTGCAAATGCATCTTGAACAAATAGCCTATGTGGATCCCGAAACAGGATTGATGAATCGGCATCGTCTTGAAAAAGTTGTTTTCGACTTTATTAAGGAAGAACGTCACTTTTCCTTCATCTTTTTAGATATTGATAAGTTCTACACATTAAAAGACGTACATGATGATGAGTCTGAAACAACATTACTTCTAGAATTTTCTAAACGATTGAAAATGTATTTTCAAGATAGTGATATTGCACGCGTCGGAGAAGATGAATTCGTCGTGTTAACCTCCCTTAGTGATTGGTTCACTCAAGGATTCTTAAGTTACTTAAAACAACATCCGATTTATATTCGTAGCAAAGCCATACCCATTTCAATTAGTGGTGGAATTACACGATATCCTGAAGATCAATTAACATTTTCACATATGATGAAAGCATCGATTGTTACTGTACATAAAGTGCAACAAGAAGGCGGTGGAAACATCGTTAGTCTTTCGCAAGCAAATCATAAGGCTTTAAGTAAAAAAGCATTGATTGAAAAACGTTTAATAGAGGCATTACATCACAAAGATTTAACAGTTATGTATCAACCACAAATTGATCTATCTACCGGTAAAATAGATGCTGTTGAAGCTCTAGTCCGTTGGGAGGACGCTGTACTTGGAACGGTTCCACCAAATGAATTAATTCCAGTTGCAGAAGAATCAGGAATGATTCACGATATTGGAAGCTTTATGCTCGAGAAAGCTTGTGAACAAGCAGCGCTTTGGTCGAGAAATGGCAAGCCTATGAAAATCAGTGTAAACTCGTCTATCCGTGAATTTAGAGATAATAATATGGTGAAGAAAGTTCGCCAAGCGTTAGACAAATATAACTGTCCTGCCCATTTATTAAAAATTGAAATTACTGAAAAATTTGCCTTAGAAGCAGAATCTGAACAATCGATTATTCGTCAAATGCTACAACTCCAAAATGATGGTATCGTTTTTATTCTTGATGATTTCGGAACAGGCTATGCTTCATTCCGCTACATGCAGCTTTTACCAATTTCCGAACTTAAAATCGATCAATCCTTTATTGCAGGCTTATTGCAACAAGAAAAACCTCAAAAACTTGTACATGGCATGATCCAATTTGGTAAGTCAATGGACATACGAGTAATAGCAGAAGGTGTCGAAACGAAAGAACAACTAGACTTATTAAAAAAACTTGGATGTGACGCAGTTCAAGGATTTTATATTAGTTATCCTGTAGCTGCTAGTGAAATTGACATACAATAG
- a CDS encoding threonine/serine exporter family protein, giving the protein MTWIIQAFLSLIIAISFAIIFNAPRKKLLACGVVGMSGWMIYSGYSILTGDSVQASFAGAFVVALAAHILSKRFKMPMILFSVPGIILLVPGGLAYNAMRNVVENDYLTAISFASRAFMTSGAIAMGLVFAEVLMQLIFKYLRKKETTSHNA; this is encoded by the coding sequence ATGACTTGGATAATACAAGCATTTTTAAGTTTAATCATCGCCATATCATTTGCCATTATATTTAATGCGCCTAGAAAAAAGCTACTAGCATGTGGAGTGGTTGGGATGAGTGGGTGGATGATTTATAGTGGCTATTCAATCCTTACAGGCGACTCCGTTCAAGCGTCTTTTGCAGGTGCATTTGTAGTGGCATTAGCTGCTCATATTTTATCGAAGCGCTTTAAAATGCCTATGATTTTATTCAGTGTACCGGGCATTATTTTATTAGTTCCAGGAGGTCTTGCTTACAATGCGATGCGTAATGTTGTTGAAAACGACTATTTAACAGCTATTTCATTCGCTTCTAGAGCATTTATGACATCTGGTGCGATCGCCATGGGCTTGGTATTTGCAGAAGTGTTAATGCAACTAATTTTTAAATACTTACGCAAAAAAGAGACGACTTCTCATAATGCATGA
- a CDS encoding threonine/serine exporter family protein, producing the protein MLNEKKDLAIDCCLLAGRLMIESGAETYRVEDTMTRMAISQGLIGTQSFITPTGIMFSLGRDGSTRLMAIRHRVTDLEKVALVNQVSRKLTTNELTIEEAYEELQKVASANLMFPFFLQIIAAAIASGSFLILFEGSWWDVPAATIAGGIGFVVATFIHDITRVKFFAEFLAAAFVGIVAFLAILLNLGADLNIIIISGVMPLVPGLLITNAVRDLMAGHFTSGVSKGAEALLTAFAIGAGVALVLSF; encoded by the coding sequence GTGCTAAATGAGAAGAAAGATTTGGCAATTGATTGTTGTCTACTTGCGGGTCGTTTGATGATAGAAAGCGGTGCGGAAACATATCGTGTTGAAGATACCATGACACGCATGGCAATTTCCCAAGGCCTAATTGGCACGCAAAGCTTTATCACACCTACAGGTATTATGTTTTCACTTGGAAGAGATGGGTCTACACGCTTGATGGCCATTCGTCATCGCGTGACAGATTTAGAAAAAGTCGCACTAGTAAATCAAGTATCAAGAAAACTAACTACAAACGAACTTACTATAGAAGAAGCGTATGAAGAATTACAAAAAGTAGCAAGTGCTAACTTAATGTTCCCTTTTTTCTTGCAAATTATTGCCGCTGCTATAGCAAGCGGAAGTTTTCTTATTTTATTCGAAGGTAGTTGGTGGGATGTTCCAGCAGCGACGATAGCTGGAGGCATCGGTTTTGTGGTTGCTACATTCATTCACGACATAACGCGCGTTAAATTTTTCGCGGAATTTCTTGCGGCTGCCTTTGTTGGAATTGTCGCTTTTCTGGCCATCCTATTAAACTTAGGTGCAGACTTAAATATCATCATTATTAGTGGAGTTATGCCATTAGTTCCAGGATTACTTATTACGAATGCTGTTCGTGACCTCATGGCAGGTCATTTTACTTCTGGCGTTTCAAAAGGGGCAGAAGCTTTATTAACGGCTTTTGCAATTGGTGCAGGTGTTGCACTCGTATTATCATTTTAG
- a CDS encoding ATP-binding cassette domain-containing protein, translating to MIEVKDITKNFGRKKILKGVSFTANKGEITCLIGINGVGKTTILNAIMTLTPINKGQILIDGEILNKKTFEKVTFIPDAITMLPHMKISEAMEFMNDFYTCWNQKRATELLGFFNLNVSDRISTLSKGNTAKVNLLLGLAMDVDFVLMDEPFSGIDMFSREEIAKVFTSHLIENRGVIITTHEIGDIEHLIDKVVLLDEGIVIKEFSAEEARENEGKSVVDVMREVYQR from the coding sequence ATGATTGAAGTAAAAGATATTACGAAGAATTTCGGTCGGAAAAAGATATTAAAAGGTGTGTCGTTTACCGCTAACAAAGGTGAAATAACCTGTTTAATTGGTATAAATGGAGTTGGAAAGACAACCATTTTAAATGCCATTATGACACTTACCCCAATTAACAAAGGACAAATTTTAATAGATGGAGAAATCCTTAATAAAAAAACGTTTGAAAAAGTCACCTTCATTCCTGATGCAATAACGATGCTCCCACACATGAAAATATCTGAGGCAATGGAGTTCATGAATGACTTTTATACATGTTGGAACCAGAAGCGAGCAACGGAACTACTGGGCTTTTTTAATTTAAATGTATCCGATAGAATATCTACCTTATCAAAAGGAAATACAGCGAAGGTCAATTTATTGCTAGGCTTAGCTATGGATGTTGATTTTGTATTAATGGATGAACCTTTTTCTGGAATTGACATGTTTAGTCGGGAGGAAATCGCTAAAGTGTTTACGAGTCATTTAATTGAAAATAGAGGCGTTATCATTACGACACATGAAATAGGGGATATTGAACATTTAATTGATAAGGTAGTCTTGCTAGATGAAGGGATTGTTATCAAGGAGTTCAGCGCGGAAGAAGCTCGTGAGAACGAAGGGAAATCTGTGGTAGATGTCATGAGAGAGGTGTACCAGAGATGA
- a CDS encoding GntR family transcriptional regulator, giving the protein MNVNFNNRDPVYLQVVRYFKEQIAIGELVPGKEIPSRRELANMLKINPNTAQRAYKEMEEQGLIHTEKNHPSKITSDENVLGMVREELLVEAVDTFVTSVRSINVPVDELLNLVRTKYTDTDDDKGAYK; this is encoded by the coding sequence ATGAATGTGAATTTTAATAATCGCGATCCGGTGTATTTACAAGTTGTTCGATATTTTAAGGAGCAGATAGCAATTGGGGAATTAGTACCTGGAAAAGAAATACCATCAAGACGAGAGTTGGCAAACATGCTTAAGATTAATCCTAACACTGCCCAACGAGCTTATAAGGAAATGGAGGAACAAGGCTTGATCCATACAGAAAAGAATCATCCTAGCAAAATTACATCTGATGAAAATGTGCTAGGCATGGTAAGAGAAGAGTTGTTAGTTGAGGCGGTGGATACCTTTGTAACATCGGTTCGATCTATTAATGTTCCAGTAGATGAATTATTGAATTTGGTACGAACAAAGTACACAGATACTGACGATGATAAGGGGGCTTACAAATGA
- the ade gene encoding adenine deaminase codes for MVSTIEKLKKRIAVSQKKQPADFILRNACVADVFSLAWTNADVVIADGMIVAIDTKGSFKAVNEMDAKGRYVVPGLIDGHIHIESSMLTPSAFGDVLLPHGVTTVVTDPHEIANVAGIEGIQFMLKDAEKSPMDIYVMLPSSVPSTSFENAGAKLEASDLMPLLSHPRVLGLAEVMDYPSVLSGDDAMLAKLAMTQDANLRIDGHGAGLQSEEIRGYRAAGIQTDHECVTVDEARDRIAQGMYVLIREGSAAKNLKDLLPAVTPHNARRFLFCTDDKHLDELVCEGSIDHAIRLAIAEGMQPLQAIQLATLNAAECYGLSNKGALAAGFQADFIILDHLESFDVSAVWKNGVKVAEHGVMVNALTVQVVCSDRISQSVHLPSLARVDLAIPFLKGTKANIIEIIPNQLVTNKLVEQVDVKNGLFVPNIELDQLKLAVIERHHQKHTIGLGIVKGFGLQSGAVATTIAHDSHNAIVLGTNDTDMIIAIQALQDMQGGLVVVNEGQILAAVALPVAGLMTQAPLDIAIQSLAKLHEALHTIHPTNDFHLFLTLSFLSLPVIPSLKLTDTGLFDVTTFEHISIESD; via the coding sequence ATGGTTTCTACAATAGAAAAACTCAAAAAACGAATTGCGGTATCTCAGAAGAAACAACCAGCAGACTTCATTTTGCGTAACGCATGTGTGGCTGACGTCTTTTCATTAGCTTGGACGAATGCAGATGTAGTAATCGCAGATGGTATGATTGTCGCGATTGATACCAAAGGTTCATTTAAAGCAGTAAATGAGATGGATGCAAAAGGTCGCTACGTCGTTCCAGGTTTAATTGATGGTCACATCCATATCGAATCGTCAATGTTAACGCCATCTGCTTTCGGAGATGTATTACTTCCTCATGGGGTAACCACAGTTGTGACCGACCCTCACGAAATCGCTAATGTGGCTGGTATTGAAGGAATACAATTCATGCTAAAAGATGCAGAAAAAAGTCCAATGGATATTTATGTGATGCTTCCTTCTAGTGTACCTTCGACGTCATTTGAAAACGCTGGTGCAAAGCTTGAAGCTTCTGATTTAATGCCTCTTCTCTCCCACCCTCGAGTTCTTGGACTGGCGGAAGTAATGGATTATCCATCTGTTCTAAGTGGAGATGACGCGATGCTTGCAAAACTTGCAATGACGCAAGACGCTAACTTACGAATCGATGGTCATGGGGCTGGTTTACAAAGTGAAGAAATACGTGGATATCGAGCAGCTGGCATTCAAACCGATCATGAATGTGTGACGGTTGATGAAGCACGAGATCGTATCGCTCAGGGCATGTATGTATTAATACGTGAAGGTTCGGCTGCCAAGAATTTAAAGGATTTACTGCCTGCTGTTACTCCACATAACGCGCGAAGGTTCTTATTTTGTACAGATGATAAACATTTAGACGAATTAGTTTGTGAAGGAAGCATAGATCATGCGATTCGACTGGCAATAGCTGAAGGAATGCAACCTCTGCAAGCAATTCAATTGGCAACTTTAAATGCCGCTGAATGTTACGGATTGTCTAATAAAGGGGCACTCGCAGCAGGTTTTCAAGCTGACTTTATCATTCTCGATCATCTTGAATCTTTTGATGTGTCTGCCGTATGGAAAAACGGTGTGAAAGTGGCTGAGCATGGTGTCATGGTAAACGCTCTAACCGTTCAAGTGGTCTGTTCAGATCGTATTAGCCAATCAGTTCACTTACCATCATTAGCTAGAGTAGACTTGGCAATTCCCTTTCTTAAAGGGACAAAAGCAAATATCATCGAAATCATTCCAAACCAACTTGTAACGAATAAATTGGTTGAACAAGTCGATGTAAAGAATGGACTATTCGTTCCAAATATTGAGCTAGATCAGCTAAAATTAGCCGTGATTGAAAGACATCATCAAAAACACACGATAGGTTTAGGTATTGTAAAAGGATTCGGGTTACAAAGTGGTGCGGTTGCAACGACCATTGCACATGATTCACATAATGCAATTGTTCTCGGTACGAATGATACCGATATGATAATTGCCATACAAGCTCTACAAGATATGCAAGGAGGATTAGTCGTTGTTAACGAGGGTCAAATTCTGGCTGCAGTCGCTTTACCAGTCGCTGGACTGATGACGCAAGCACCCTTAGATATTGCGATTCAGTCTCTAGCTAAGTTGCATGAAGCATTGCATACCATTCATCCAACGAACGATTTTCATTTATTCCTTACCTTATCATTTCTCAGTCTACCAGTGATTCCTTCTCTTAAATTAACCGATACTGGATTGTTTGATGTGACAACATTTGAGCATATTTCGATAGAATCGGATTGA
- a CDS encoding beta-propeller domain-containing protein, with the protein MKKRSIWVIIAAVVAISVLSFAFFIDKVTVSASSIALKEQGWKANFSVPLKESAIDDGDIYLLDQQDNDVDADLKILENGLSVEVSNLKTGSYTLHVNRNAIKGGFFKSMSTSKLSFTVHKDLQSVKSEKELKDYFLKLQKMMAQNYAGGEMNATEESDSSSMDSSESSASGTGREGDYSETNNQVEGVDEADLVKTDGEFIFAIVNGRVIITDIRKPSSMEKIAELPQDKSFYPMQLFLNKDTLIVLGEKYIPYDYSGKTGAADSKMMMPFNSATNVRFYDVKNTKNPKLIREIGAEGYINGARLTDNILYFVTNVAPNYWMLADGGDVELRPYTFDSKKGDEALPMSFSDLSILPGTIEGTYSVITAMDLNNPKNSKVVTKGYLGSSNALYMSKETLYLTAPMYMPVTKNNNRTSIDIWNPQATNTEIFKFTLDGTDVDFVSSGEVTGMLLNQFSMDEHEGYFRVVTTKGFAWDQSPSENNLFILDAGMNQVGAIEGLAKGERIYSARFMGDKAYMVTFKETDPLFVMDVSNPSAPKVLGELKIPGFSNYLHPLDENHLIGFGYDTKSIAGENGSQPRIITGGMKISLFDVTDFANPREKDVEMLGGQGTYSSIQYDHKALFQHRENGYYGFPVTLYEGSNKEGYGEYAGEGGIVYKITAEEGIKQVANMITKRNPSQPYEDWENIVQRMLYAGDTLYTISMKEIKSYDINTFKEIGVVTY; encoded by the coding sequence ATGAAAAAGCGAAGTATATGGGTAATTATTGCAGCAGTAGTGGCTATCAGCGTATTATCATTTGCGTTTTTTATTGATAAAGTGACGGTAAGTGCTTCATCAATTGCTTTAAAGGAACAAGGATGGAAGGCGAATTTCTCCGTTCCACTAAAAGAATCTGCCATTGATGATGGAGATATATATTTACTTGATCAACAAGACAATGATGTGGATGCCGATTTAAAAATTTTGGAAAACGGTCTCTCTGTTGAAGTGTCAAACTTGAAAACGGGTTCATATACGTTGCATGTAAATCGTAATGCTATAAAAGGTGGATTCTTTAAGTCCATGTCGACCAGCAAACTATCCTTTACTGTTCACAAAGATTTACAATCAGTGAAATCTGAAAAAGAATTGAAAGATTACTTTTTAAAACTACAAAAAATGATGGCTCAAAATTATGCAGGTGGGGAAATGAATGCCACAGAAGAAAGTGACTCGTCTTCAATGGATTCAAGTGAATCATCAGCATCTGGTACTGGAAGAGAAGGTGATTATTCAGAGACTAACAACCAAGTTGAAGGCGTAGATGAAGCCGATCTCGTAAAGACTGATGGTGAGTTTATATTTGCCATTGTCAATGGTCGCGTCATTATAACTGATATCCGAAAACCTTCCTCAATGGAAAAAATTGCAGAACTTCCACAAGATAAGTCGTTTTATCCAATGCAATTGTTTTTGAATAAAGATACATTAATTGTTCTCGGTGAAAAATATATACCCTATGATTACTCAGGAAAAACAGGGGCAGCAGATAGCAAAATGATGATGCCATTTAATAGCGCGACAAATGTTCGGTTCTACGATGTAAAAAATACGAAAAATCCGAAACTAATTCGAGAAATCGGCGCAGAAGGGTATATAAATGGAGCTCGTTTAACAGACAATATATTATACTTTGTGACGAATGTAGCACCTAATTATTGGATGCTAGCAGATGGTGGAGATGTAGAACTTCGACCATACACATTTGATAGTAAAAAAGGTGATGAAGCTTTACCCATGTCATTCTCTGACTTATCAATCTTGCCTGGAACTATAGAAGGAACATACAGCGTGATTACAGCGATGGACCTTAACAATCCAAAAAATTCGAAAGTAGTAACAAAAGGCTACTTAGGTTCTAGTAATGCGCTGTATATGTCAAAAGAAACCTTATATTTAACAGCACCAATGTATATGCCAGTGACCAAAAATAATAACCGAACTTCTATAGATATTTGGAATCCGCAAGCAACAAACACAGAAATTTTTAAATTTACACTTGATGGTACAGATGTTGACTTTGTTTCATCTGGTGAAGTGACAGGCATGCTACTTAATCAGTTTTCTATGGATGAGCATGAAGGGTACTTCCGTGTAGTGACAACTAAAGGCTTTGCGTGGGATCAATCACCATCTGAAAATAACTTATTTATTTTAGATGCTGGAATGAATCAAGTCGGAGCAATTGAAGGTTTAGCTAAAGGAGAGCGTATTTACTCTGCACGCTTTATGGGAGATAAAGCTTATATGGTGACGTTTAAAGAGACAGATCCACTGTTTGTCATGGATGTTTCAAATCCTTCGGCACCAAAAGTGTTAGGAGAATTGAAGATTCCGGGATTCAGTAATTACTTGCATCCATTAGATGAAAATCATTTAATCGGCTTTGGATATGATACCAAATCGATTGCAGGTGAAAATGGGAGCCAACCAAGAATTATCACAGGTGGTATGAAGATTTCATTGTTTGATGTCACCGACTTCGCTAACCCAAGAGAAAAAGATGTGGAAATGCTTGGAGGACAAGGTACGTATAGCTCAATCCAATACGATCACAAAGCATTGTTCCAACATCGTGAAAATGGATACTATGGTTTCCCTGTGACCTTATATGAAGGATCTAATAAAGAGGGATACGGTGAGTACGCAGGAGAGGGTGGAATTGTTTATAAAATTACAGCTGAAGAAGGAATTAAACAAGTTGCAAATATGATTACTAAAAGAAACCCTAGTCAACCTTATGAAGATTGGGAAAATATAGTTCAACGTATGCTATATGCAGGAGACACTCTTTATACTATTTCAATGAAAGAAATCAAGAGTTATGATATAAATACGTTTAAAGAAATCGGAGTTGTCACATATTAA
- a CDS encoding short-chain fatty acid transporter, with product MKTLTRFSNTLMERYLPDPYIFVAILTLLVFGLGVGLTDSSPLDMVVYWGDGFWGLLAFTMQMVIVLVAGHVLASSPVFKKLLSTMARGAKSPGSAILLVTFVSLIACWINWGFGLVIGALFAKEIARQLPGVDYRLLIASAYSGFIVWHGGLGGSIPLSIATEGHPFAEQIGIIATSETIFSTYNLLIVALLIITVPLLNRWMMPKKEDTFIVDPALLVEPTVAEEIGDLTPAAKMENSYVLSILIGALGLVYLGYHFATKGFDLNLNIVNLIFVILGIILHGTPKRFLAAVTNAVKTAGGIIIQFPFYAGIMGMMVTSGLAGLMSEAFVSISNENTFPLFAFYAAGIVNFFVPSGGGQWAVQAPIMLDAAQTLGVSYSKTAMAIAWGDAWTNMIQPFWALPALAIAGLRAKDIMGYCLFVLILSGIVISFGLYFF from the coding sequence TTGAAAACTCTTACACGTTTTTCCAACACACTTATGGAACGGTACTTGCCGGACCCATACATATTCGTAGCTATTTTAACTTTACTTGTTTTTGGATTAGGAGTTGGATTAACAGATTCAAGTCCACTAGATATGGTAGTTTATTGGGGGGATGGCTTTTGGGGGTTACTTGCTTTCACTATGCAAATGGTAATTGTTCTAGTTGCTGGTCATGTATTAGCCAGTAGTCCTGTCTTTAAGAAATTACTTAGTACCATGGCTCGTGGAGCAAAGTCACCGGGTTCTGCGATATTGCTCGTGACCTTTGTTTCATTGATCGCTTGTTGGATTAATTGGGGCTTTGGTTTAGTCATTGGGGCATTATTTGCAAAAGAAATTGCACGTCAATTGCCTGGCGTTGATTATCGTTTATTAATTGCAAGTGCCTATTCAGGATTTATTGTTTGGCACGGTGGCTTAGGTGGCTCTATTCCTTTGTCCATCGCGACAGAAGGTCACCCATTTGCTGAACAAATAGGAATAATCGCAACAAGCGAAACGATTTTCTCTACATATAATTTATTAATTGTTGCTCTGTTAATTATTACAGTTCCTTTATTAAATCGCTGGATGATGCCAAAAAAAGAAGATACGTTCATCGTTGATCCGGCTTTATTAGTAGAGCCAACAGTAGCAGAAGAAATAGGTGACTTAACACCAGCTGCAAAAATGGAAAATAGCTATGTGCTATCAATCTTAATTGGTGCTCTAGGGTTAGTTTACTTAGGTTATCACTTTGCTACAAAAGGCTTTGATTTGAACTTAAATATCGTCAATTTAATTTTCGTTATTCTTGGTATCATTTTGCACGGCACACCAAAACGCTTTTTGGCTGCTGTGACAAATGCAGTGAAAACAGCCGGTGGGATTATCATACAGTTTCCATTCTATGCGGGGATTATGGGGATGATGGTGACTTCTGGTTTAGCTGGCCTCATGTCTGAGGCTTTCGTTAGCATTTCAAATGAAAATACCTTCCCGTTGTTTGCATTCTATGCTGCAGGTATCGTCAACTTCTTCGTTCCTTCAGGTGGAGGTCAATGGGCTGTGCAAGCACCTATTATGTTAGACGCAGCTCAAACATTAGGTGTCAGCTATTCCAAAACTGCAATGGCAATTGCATGGGGTGACGCATGGACTAACATGATTCAGCCATTCTGGGCACTTCCAGCTCTAGCAATCGCTGGTTTAAGAGCGAAAGATATTATGGGTTACTGTCTATTTGTTCTAATTCTAAGTGGTATTGTTATTAGCTTTGGATTATATTTCTTTTAA